A portion of the Lolium rigidum isolate FL_2022 chromosome 1, APGP_CSIRO_Lrig_0.1, whole genome shotgun sequence genome contains these proteins:
- the LOC124684114 gene encoding L-lactate dehydrogenase B-like, which translates to MMSMKKEASSLSELGFDVNFGAGFFRQVPSSVYDNGEGTQRQRRPTKVSVIGAGDVGMAIAQTILTQGLADEIALVDADAARVRGEMLDLQHAAAFLPRVRIVAGTDVLALTRGSDLAIVTLPGARPVGHRGVELLRKNVAVLREIVPAVAEGSPESLLLVVSNPVDVLAYAAWKLSGFPASRVIGSGTNLDSSRLRRLLADHLGVGAQDVHAYMVGEHGGSAVALWSSISVGGMPVLTYLQKTHASSSSSFDGEALEGIRRAVVGGAREVIGLKGYASWAIGYSVASLARSLLRDQRRVHPVSVLAKGFIPGDDHQVFLSLPARLGRGGVLGVAAELELTADEESTLRRSAETLWEHCQALGI; encoded by the coding sequence ATGATGAGCATGAAGAAGGAGGCGTCCTCGCTGTCCGAGCTCGGCTTCGACGTGAACTTCGGCGCCGGCTTCTTCCGCCAGGTGCCATCATCCGTCTACGACAATGGAGAAGGGACCCAGCGCCAGCGGCGACCCACCAAGGTCTCGGTCATCGGCGCGGGAGACGTGGGCATGGCCATCGCGCAGACGATCCTCACGCAGGGCCTCGCCGACGAGATCGCCCTCGTGGACGCCGACGCCGCCAGGGTCCGCGGCGAGATGTTGGACCTGCAGCACGCCGCGGCATTCCTCCCGCGCGTCCGCATCGTCGCCGGCACCGACGTCCTCGCGCTCACCAGAGGCTCCGACCTGGCCATCGTCACGCTGCCCGGGGCGCGCCCAGTGGGCCACCGTGGCGTGGAGCTGCTGCGGAAGAACGTGgccgtgctgcgggagatcgtgccggcggtggcggagggGTCCCCGGAGTCGCTGCTGCTGGTCGTGTCGAACCCCGTGGACGTGCTCGCATACGCGGCGTGGAAGCTGTCGGGGTTCCCGGCGAGCCGCGTGATCGGCTCCGGCACCAACCTTGACTCCTCCAGGCTTCGGCGCCTCCTCGCCGACCACCTCGGCGTGGGCGCGCaggacgtgcatgcgtacatggtcgGCGAGCACGGTGGCAGCGCGGTGGCGCTGTGGTCGAGCATCAGCGTCGGCGGCATGCCGGTGCTGACCTACCTCCAGAAGACCCACGCGTCGTCTTCTTCGTCCTTCGACGGGGAGGCCCTGGAGGGGATCCGGCGGGCCGTGGTGGGCGGCGCACGCGAGGTGATCGGGCTGAAGGGGTATGCGTCGTGGGCCATTGGCTACTCGGTGGCCAGCCTTGCCCGGTCGCTCCTCCGTGACCAGCGGCGCGTCCACCCGGTCTCTGTGCTCGCTAAGGGCTTCATCCCCGGCGACGATCACCAGGTCTTCCTCAGCCTCCCAGCAAGGCTCGGCAGGGGCGGCGTGCTTGGGGTCGCGGCGGAGCTGGAGCTCACCGCCGACGAAGAAAGCACGCTCCGTCGGTCGGCGGAGACGCTCTGGGAACATTGTCAGGCGCTCGGGATATAG